The genomic DNA TTTATTTCCGTTTTGTGTTTTTGGTTTATTATTTTTCTTTTTAAACTCAATTTTGGAGTTATTTCGCCTCCTTCAACAGTCCAACTTCCTTTAATTAATCTGCATCTTTTTAATTGTTCGTGTGGCGCAAGCGACTTGTTGATGTTTTTAACATGATCTTGAATAATTTTATTTAATGTTTCGTTATTAAACATAGCTTCATTGCCGTCCCAATTAATATTGTGAATACTGCAATATTCTTTAAATGCACTTAATGAGGGAATAATTATTGCTGACGGAAATTTTTGATTTTCGCCAATAACCATACACTGTTCAATATATTTACATTCTTTCAATTTATTTTCGAGCATCACCGGAGAAATATATTTTCCGGCACTGCTTTTAAATAATTCTTTTTTCCGGTCAGTGATTTTTAAAAATTTGTTTTCAATAAACTCCCCAATATCGCCGGTATGGAACCATCCTGCTGAATCAATAGCCTCAGTTGTGGCTTCCGGATTTTTATAATATCCCTTCATTAAACTAGGACCCTTCATCAAAATTTCTCCATCCTCAGCAATTTTTACTTCGACAGATTTTACTACCGGGCCAACGGTGCCAAATTTGATGGAATTATCTTTAAATTGATTTACAGCAATTACGACCGAAGTTTCTGTTAATCCATATCCCTGTAAACATGGAATTCCTGCACAAAAAAAGATTCGCTCTAACCTCGGATTTAAAGCTGCTCCGCCACTCACAACACAATACAATTCACCCCCAACGGCAGCCCTCCACTTGGAGTAAACCAGTTTATCGCAAATTTTTCTTTGTATCTCGTACCAAATACCATTTTCTCCTTTTAACTCATACGATTCAGCTAGCCGCATACTTAAATCAAAAATCTTTTTCTTGAAACCGGTAAGTTTTTCTCCGGCAGATGAAATTTTGTCAAGTACTCTTTCCAATACACGAGGCACCGCAACAAACAATTGCGGGTGAATTTCACGACAATTATCACCAATGGTTTCAAAATTTTCGGCGTAATAAATGGAAGTATTTTGATATAAATACAAAGTATTCAATACCCGTTCATACACATGATTTAGCGGCAAAAAACTAAGCGCCTTCCATTTTGGTGAAAATGGTACTATGTCTTGGATTGCTCTCACATTACTTAAGAGTCCATCATGCGTAATCATTACACCCTTTGGAGAGCCGGTTGTTCCGGAGGTGTATAAAATGGTGAAAACATCTTTTTCGGAAATACCGCTTTTTATCTGATTTAGTTTTTCTTCATTATATACACTTTTTCCTTTATTCGTGAAATCTTCTAAAGATTGGATGCCTTCTGTTTCCTCAAAGGAAATAACATGTTTTAAATGCGGAAGATCTTTTTCAATGGATATTAGTTTTTTAAGAATGTTTTTATCTGAAATAAAAATCAATTTTGCCTCACTATGCTGTAAAATAAATCTCAGATCGTCGGCACCAACAGTTGGGTAAATTGGAACAGAAACTAATCCGGCTTGTTGAATGCCATAATCGCAAAAATTCCAGGCCGGACAGTTAGGGGACATAATTGCCGCTGTATCATCTTTAGATAATTGCAGGTCAATTAATGCCGAACTGATATAATTTACTTTTTCAATAAAATCATCAGTACTGTAATTTACCCATTGTTTGTTTTTTTTCTGATTTAAAATGTCGGGTTTCTTCTCAGATCCTCCCAATTTATTAAGAATGTCAAAAACCCTTTTTACTGTCATAGAACAAATGTGTTCACATTTTTATTAAAATGCAAATGATGACAAAAATAATTAAGTAAATTTGGCATTATGATTATTATTACCGGAGCAGCCGGATTTATTGGAAGTTGCCTTGTTCGGAAGTTCAATAACGAGTTGAAAAATGATTTGGTATTGGTTGATGATTTTGCAAGATTGGAAAAGCAAAACAATTATAGCAATAAAAGGTATAAGTTATTAGTAGATAGAA from Sphingobacteriaceae bacterium includes the following:
- a CDS encoding long-chain fatty acid--CoA ligase, which produces MTVKRVFDILNKLGGSEKKPDILNQKKNKQWVNYSTDDFIEKVNYISSALIDLQLSKDDTAAIMSPNCPAWNFCDYGIQQAGLVSVPIYPTVGADDLRFILQHSEAKLIFISDKNILKKLISIEKDLPHLKHVISFEETEGIQSLEDFTNKGKSVYNEEKLNQIKSGISEKDVFTILYTSGTTGSPKGVMITHDGLLSNVRAIQDIVPFSPKWKALSFLPLNHVYERVLNTLYLYQNTSIYYAENFETIGDNCREIHPQLFVAVPRVLERVLDKISSAGEKLTGFKKKIFDLSMRLAESYELKGENGIWYEIQRKICDKLVYSKWRAAVGGELYCVVSGGAALNPRLERIFFCAGIPCLQGYGLTETSVVIAVNQFKDNSIKFGTVGPVVKSVEVKIAEDGEILMKGPSLMKGYYKNPEATTEAIDSAGWFHTGDIGEFIENKFLKITDRKKELFKSSAGKYISPVMLENKLKECKYIEQCMVIGENQKFPSAIIIPSLSAFKEYCSIHNINWDGNEAMFNNETLNKIIQDHVKNINKSLAPHEQLKRCRLIKGSWTVEGGEITPKLSLKRKIINQKHKTEINEIFGSAEN